In Helicoverpa zea isolate HzStark_Cry1AcR chromosome 3, ilHelZeax1.1, whole genome shotgun sequence, the following proteins share a genomic window:
- the LOC124646139 gene encoding WD repeat-containing protein 82, whose amino-acid sequence MMKLVDPVVRSFKVAKVFRENTDKINSIDFSPSGETLISCSEDDQIVIYDCEKGTQMITVNSKKYGVDLIHFTHAKNTAIHSSTKVDDTIRYLSLHDNKYIRYFPGHTKKVVTLCLSPVEDTFLSGSLDKTLRLWDLRSPNCQGLMHLSGRPVAAYDPEGLIFAAGVNSESIKLYDLRSFDKGPFVTFKLNQEKECDWTGLKFSRDGKTMLISTNGSIIRLVDAYHGTPLQTFTGHLNNKGIPIEASFSPDSQYIFSGSTDGRVHVWNADTGYKVCVLNGDHPAPIQCVQFNPKFMMLASACTNMAFWLPTLDDV is encoded by the coding sequence ATGATGAAATTAGTAGACCCAGTCGTTCGAAGTTTTAAAGTGGCTAAAGTGTTTCGAGAAAACACAGACAAGATAAACAGTATAGACTTTTCGCCAAGCGGTGAAACATTGATATCTTGCAGCGAAGATGATCAAATCGTTATATATGACTGTGAAAAAGGCACACAGATGATAACAGTAAACAGTAAAAAGTATGGTGTTGATCTAATTCATTTCACACATGCCAAGAACACTGCAATCCACAGTTCGACGAAAGTTGACGACACTATTAGATATTTATCACTTCACGATAACAAATATATAAGGTATTTTCCTGGACATACAAAAAAAGTAGTGACACTATGTTTGTCACCAGTTGAAGACACTTTTTTGTCTGGATCATTAGACAAAACACTGCGCTTATGGGACTTGCGTTCTCCTAATTGTCAAGGGTTAATGCACTTGTCAGGAAGACCTGTAGCAGCTTACGATCCAGAAGGACTTATATTTGCAGCTGGAGTCAATTCAGaaagtataaaattatatgATTTAAGGTCATTTGACAAAGGTCCATTTGTCACTTTTAAACTTAATCAGGAAAAAGAATGTGACTGGACTGGATTAAAATTTTCCCGTGATGGAAAAACAATGTTGATCAGTACTAACGGGTCCATCATAAGATTAGTAGATGCATATCATGGCACACCATTGCAGACTTTTACAGGACATCTTAACAATAAAGGCATACCTATAGAAGCATCATTTAGTCCAgattcacaatatatttttagtggCTCAACAGATGGAAGAGTTCATGTTTGGAATGCTGATACAGGCTATAAAGTGTGTGTCTTGAATGGTGATCATCCAGCCCCAATACAATGTGTACAATTCAACCCTAAATTCATGATGCTTGCGTCTGCCTGCACTAACATGGCATTCTGGCTACCTACATTAGATGATGTTTAA